The DNA sequence CTATTCTGCTTATTGTCCTGATTTACCCGGATGTGTTGCTACGGGTAATACTATGGAGGAAATAAAAAAAGAAATGGCAGATGCAATCTCCTTCCACTTAGAAGGGTTGCGAGAGGAAAATTTACCAATACCATTACCATTATCTGTAACTGATTATATTGAAGCTAGTTAGGATAATGGGAAGAAATATATTTAGGTGGTGGTGATGCGGAGTGTTATTCTGCTCTTATGATAAGTGGGTGAGTAAAATTAATTGTATATTTTACGCTAAAAATTAATTTAATATATTTTTTATGTTAACCAGTGCGCAGAATCCTCTTATTAAACAAGTTCGCAAATTACATAATAGTAAAGAAAGACATAAACAAAATTTGCATCTATTAGAAGGCACTAATTTAATTTCTGTGGCATTGGAAGTCAGTTATCCCTTAGTTACGGTGTTAACTACTGAGTTGTGGCAGAAAAAAAATCCCTTTTTATGGGAAAAATTACAGAGTCAAGGGGAAAGAGTTGAAACAGTTTCTGAAGAGGTGATGACGAAACTAGCAACTACTGTCAATCCCGATGGGGTAGTGGCAACTGCTAAAAGGAATTCGGTGGTGTCTCAACCTCGGCAAAATTTACAATTGGGGTTAATTCTCGATCGCATCCAAGACCCCGGAAATTTAGGTACTATTATTCGTAGTAGCGTGGCCATGGGTGTGGACTTTATCTGGTTAAGTGGAGATTGTGTCGATTTGGATAATCCTAAAGTAATGAGGGCTTCGGTGGGGGAATGGTTTAAGATTAAGGCAAAGGTAGAAGATAATTTATCACTTTTAATTACTGACTATCAAAAAAAAGGTTATCAAATTATTGCCACTGATTTACAAGGAGATATAAAACCTTGGCAAGTTGATTTAACTGCCCCCACGATTATACTTATGGGAAATGAGTCCAGAGGATTGTCGGCAAATTTAAAAAACTTAGCCACTCACAAGCTCAAAATTCCTCTACTTAATGATGTGGAATCCCTTAACGTTGCGATCGCATCTTCTTTGATCTTACATGAAAGAATGAGACAAATTGAAGTTTGGAGTTAAGGGATTGGGGGGTTAGGGAGAAGTTAATTCA is a window from the Cyanobacterium sp. Dongsha4 genome containing:
- a CDS encoding type II toxin-antitoxin system HicB family antitoxin: MRYAIIIEKALSNYSAYCPDLPGCVATGNTMEEIKKEMADAISFHLEGLREENLPIPLPLSVTDYIEAS
- a CDS encoding RNA methyltransferase, giving the protein MLTSAQNPLIKQVRKLHNSKERHKQNLHLLEGTNLISVALEVSYPLVTVLTTELWQKKNPFLWEKLQSQGERVETVSEEVMTKLATTVNPDGVVATAKRNSVVSQPRQNLQLGLILDRIQDPGNLGTIIRSSVAMGVDFIWLSGDCVDLDNPKVMRASVGEWFKIKAKVEDNLSLLITDYQKKGYQIIATDLQGDIKPWQVDLTAPTIILMGNESRGLSANLKNLATHKLKIPLLNDVESLNVAIASSLILHERMRQIEVWS